A genomic stretch from Pomacea canaliculata isolate SZHN2017 linkage group LG2, ASM307304v1, whole genome shotgun sequence includes:
- the LOC112557953 gene encoding uncharacterized protein LOC112557953, with amino-acid sequence MAPTYDNLFANATTDHTTASSFFANESSAQTTSTILAVNTTIAQTITSTTASGNSSIDAATKVINSFMPLVLIVFGSVFNAFIILGMRTKEFRDLSTSMYMTAGAVNDLLGLLIALTAHWLYVNFPETIVRGGRADILCRFFNFYGWGQADVGIVIITAMTADRAYGILRPMSISNPVWRAKVTIAVVIGVCVVKDFHFWFQSDLVDLGRNERMCDVFPQTVSYRVFYEEVWPWIHASFLAVCFVIMLTSNSIIIHQVRTRAGTRSGSIKKVSVRKEGSGQRGNNVPDPRDSNTMTIHTRNYDHYARHVTSMLLAESFTLILLTFPFSVQLVVSSQLNLDTVEKQRTNAFVFP; translated from the coding sequence ATGGCTCCCACCTACGACAATCTCTTCGCCAACGCCACCACTGACCATACAACCGCCAGCAGCTTCTTCGCCAATGAAAGCTCAGCCCAGACAACATCCACCATACTCGCCGTCAACACCACCATCGCCCAGACCATCACCAGCACCACCGCCTCCGGAAACAGCAGCATCGATGCTGCCACCAAGGTGATTAACTCCTTCATGCCTTTGGTGCTGATCGTGTTCGGCAGCGTCTTCAACGCTTTCATCATTCTGGGCATGCGCACCAAGGAGTTCCGGGACCTGTCCACCTCGATGTACATGACGGCGGGGGCCGTGAACGACCTGCTGGGGCTGCTCATCGCCCTCACAGCCCACTGGCTGTATGTGAACTTTCCGGAGACCATCGTGCGGGGAGGAAGGGCCGACATCTTGTGTCGCTTCTTCAACTTCTACGGTTGGGGCCAGGCTGACGTCGGCATCGTCATCATCACGGCGATGACGGCGGACCGCGCCTACGGCATCCTGCGGCCCATGAGCATCAGTAACCCCGTGTGGAGAGCGAAAGTCACCATCGCCGTCGTCATCGGCGTCTGCGTCGTCAAGGATTTTCACTTTTGGTTCCAGTCGGACCTCGTCGACCTCGGTAGAAACGAGCGAATGTGTGACGTGTTTCCACAGACCGTGAGTTACAGAGTGTTCTACGAGGAGGTCTGGCCGTGGATTCACGCTTCCTTTCTGGCCGTCTGCTTCGTCATCATGCTGACCAGCAactccatcatcatccaccagGTGCGCACGCGAGCCGGCACGCGCTCGGGCTCCATCAAGAAAGTCAGCGTCCGGAAGGAGGGCAGCGGGCAACGGGGCAACAACGTCCCCGACCCGCGCGACTCCAACACTATGACCATCCACACCCGCAACTACGACCACTACgctcgtcacgtgacttccatGCTGCTGGCCGAGTCCTTCACCCTCATCCTCCTGACCTTCCCCTTCTCCGTGCAGCTGGTCGTGTCCTCCCAACTGAACCTGGACACCGTGGAAAAGCAGCGGACCAACGCCTTCGTCTTTCCCTAG
- the LOC112558114 gene encoding uncharacterized protein LOC112558114, with protein sequence MHLVFQAGCFLWMAVCNGHVMKFITETHRQAGWLHEELPIQMSRMLLAESLTFTFLTLPVCVHTFVSGHMQRSGVIDIKSGTTPVAVGVSSLLFTIAFNLLFVNKCVTFAVYCCFSKELRTTMVQQLSACQAPAKRLTSCPPPPNPLPDDRTVPCIGQTLPDESQFQRAEVEEEPTSMDNSA encoded by the coding sequence ATGCATTTGGTCTTCCAGGCCGGCTGCTTTCTGTGGATGGCAGTCTGCAACGGCCACGTGATGAAGTTTATCACCGAGACGCATCGCCAAGCGGGATGGCTGCACGAGGAACTGCCCATCCAGATGTCCCGGATGCTGCTGGCGGAGTCCCTGACCTTTACCTTCCTGACCCTTCCGGTCTGCGTGCACACCTTTGTCTCTGGCCACATGCAGCGCAGTGGCGTCATCGACATCAAGTCCGGCACGACCCCCGTGGCCGTGGGGGTCAGCAGCCTGTTGTTTACAATCGCATTCAATCTGCTGTTTGTCAACAAGTGTGTTACTTTCGCTGTATACTGTTGCTTCTCCAAGGAGCTCAGGACCACGATGGTGCAGCAGCTCTCCGCCTGCCAGGCTCCTGCAAAGCGACTGACGTCATGCCCACCTCCTCCCAATCCGCTTCCTGACGATCGGACAGTGCCATGCATCGGTCAGACATTGCCTGATGAAAGTCAGTTTCAGAGGGCGGAGGTAGAGGAGGAACCCACGTCCATGGACAATTCCGCTTAA